The proteins below come from a single Aspergillus oryzae RIB40 DNA, chromosome 5 genomic window:
- a CDS encoding glycoside hydrolase family 35 protein (beta-galactosidase) codes for MLISKTVLSGLALGASFVGVSAQQNSTRWPLHDNGLTDTVEWDHYSFLINGQRHFVFSGEFHYWRIPVPELWRDLLEKIKAAGFTAFSIYNHWGYHSPKPGVLDFENGAHNFTSIMTLAKEIGLYMIIRPGPYVNAEANAGGLPLWTTTGAYGKLRDNDPRYLEALTPYWANISKIIAPHLITNDGNVILYQIENEYAEQWLDEETHEPNTSGQEYMQYLEDVARENGIDAPLIHNLPNMNGHSWSKDLSNATGNVDVIGVDSYPTCWTCNVSDTQPSFMPEFQGGSYNPWGGPQGGCPDDLGPDFANLFYRNLISQRVSAISLYMLYGGTNWGWHASTDVATSYDYSSPISENRKLIEKYYETKVLTQFTKIAQDLSKVDRLGNSTKYSSNPAVSVAELRNPDTGAAFYVTQHEYTPSGTVEKFTVKVNTSEGALTIPQYGSQITLNGHQSKIIVTDFKFGSKTLLYSTAEVLTYAVIDGKEVLALWVPTGESGEFTVKGVNSAKFADKGRTANIEIHPGTNNVTVSFMQRSGMSLVELGDGTRIVLLDRSAAHVFWSTPLNNDPAEAGNNTVLVHGPYLVRSAKLEGCDLKLTGDIQNSTEVSIFAPKSVCSVNWNGKKTSVKSAKGGVITTTLGGDAKFELPTISGWKSADSLPEIAKDYSATSKAWVVATKTNSSNPTPPAPNNPVLYVDENDIHVGNHIYRATFPSTDEPPTDVYLNITGGRAFGYSVWLNSDFIGSWLGTATTEQNDQTFSFSNATLSTDEDNILVVVMDNSAHDLRDGALNPRGITNATLIGPGSYSFTEWKLAGNAGFEDHLDPVRAPLNEGSLYAERVGIHLPGYEFDEAEEVSSNSTSLTVPGAGIRVFRTVVPLSVPQGLDVSISFRLTAPSNVTFTSAEGYTNQLRALLFVNGYQYGRFNPYIGHQIDFPVPPGVLDYNGDNTIAVTVWSQSVDGAEIKVDWNVDYVHETSFDMNFDGAYLRPGWIEERREYA; via the exons TTCCATTACTGGCGTATTCCTGT GCCCGAATTATGGAGAGATCtactggagaagatcaaggccGCTGG TTTCACTGCCTTTTCCATCTACAATCACTGGGGATACCACAGCCCTAAACCCGGTGTTCTCGACTTTGAGAACGGAGCCCACAATTTCACCTCGATCATGACTCTAGCCAAAGAGATAGGTCTCTACATGATCATCCGGCCGGGCCCATACGTCAATGCAGAAGCCAATGCTGGCGGTCTCCCTCTGTGGACGACTACAGGTGCCTACGGGAAACTGCGGGATAACGACCCTCGGTATCTGGAGGCTTTGACCCCGTACTGGGCTAACATTTCTAAAATTATTGCCCCTCATCTCATCACTAATGACGGAAATGTAATCCTGTATCAGATCGAAAATGAGTACGCCGAGCAGTGGCTTGATGAGGAAACCCACGAGCCCAACACGTCTGGTCAGGAATACATGCAGTAtttggaggatgttgctcgGGAAAATGGCATTGATGCTCCTCTGATCCATAATCTTCCCAACATG AACGGTCACTCATGGTCCAAGGACCTCTCCAACGCCACCGGAAATGTCGATGTCATTGGCGTGGACAGCTATCCCACTTGCTGGACCTGCAATGTCAGTGA CACTCAACCAAGCTTCATGCCCGAGTTCCAAGGCGGCTCGTACAACCCATGGGGTGGACCTCAAGGCGGCTGCCCGGATGACCTTGGCCCGGATTTTGCGAATCTCTTCTACCGAAACTTGATCTCCCAGAGAGTCAGCGCTATCTCGTTGTACATGTTGTACGGCGGTACCAACTGGGGCTGGCACGCCTCAACGGATGTCG CGACGAGCTACGACTACTCCTCCCCAATTTCGGAGAACCGAAAGCTCATTGAGAAATACTATGAGACGAAAGTACTCACTCAATTCACGAAAA TCGCCCAGGATCTGTCTAAGGTCGACCGGTTAGGCAAC AGCACGAAATACTCGAGCAATCCAGCAGTGTCGGTTGCTGAGCTGCGGAACCCTGACACTGGCGCGGCTTTCTACGTAACTCAGCACGAGTACACTCCATCTGGAACGGTTGAAAAGTTCACGGTCAAGGTTAACACTTCCGAGGGTGCTC TTACTATTCCTCAGTATGGCTCCCAAATCACTCTCAACGGTCACCAATCCAAGATCATTGTCACGGACTTCAAGTTCGGCTCGAAGACACTCCTTTACTCTACGGCGGAGGTTCTTACCTACGCTGTTATTGATGGCAAAGAAGTGCTGGCTCTCTGGGTCCCTACTGGAGAATCGGGAGAATTCACCGTGAAGGGAGTGAATTCGGCTAAGTTCGCCGACAAAGGGCGTACTGCGAACATCGAGATTCACCCTGGGACAAACAATGTAACAGTCTCTTTCATGCAGAGATCGGGTATGAGCCTGGTTGAGCTTGGTGATGGAACACGCATTGTTCTTCTCGATCGGTCTGCTGCTCATGTATTCTGGTCTACTCCACTCAACAATGACCCTGCCGAGGCTGGCAACAACACTG TCCTTGTCCATGGCCCCTACTTAGTTCGCTCGGCTAAACTGGAAGGCTGTGACTTGAAACTCACTGGAGATATCCAGAACTCTACAGAGGTCAGCATCTTTGCACCCAAGTCTGTATGCTCTGTCAATTGGAATGGCAAGAAGACATCCGTCAAGTCGGCGAAGGGTGGTGTTATAACCACAACCCTGGGAGGCGATGCCAAGTTCGAGCTTCCCACGATCTCTGGCTGGAAGTCTGCGGACAGTCTCCCTGAAATCGCAAAGGACTACTCCGCTACAAGCAAGGCTTGGGTTG TGGCTACAAAGACAAACTCGTCTAACCCTACTCCCCCGGCACCGAACAACCCAGTCCTCTACGTAGACGAGAACGATATCCACGTCGGCAACCACATCTACCGCGCCACATTCCCCAGCACCGACGAGCCTCCAACCGACGTCTACCTCAACATCACCGGAGGTCGCGCATTCGGCTACTCAGTCTGGCTGAACTCCGACTTCATCGGCTCCTGGCTCGGCACTGCGACAACTGAGCAAAACGACCAgacattctccttctccaacgcAACCCTCAGCACAGACGAAGACAACATCCTAGTCGTCGTCATGGACAACTCAGCCCACGACTTGCGCGACGGAGCACTCAACCCCCGAGGCATCACAAACGCCACCCTCATCGGTCCCGGAAGCTACTCCTTCACCGAGTGGAAACTGGCCGGCAACGCAGGCTTCGAAGACCACCTTGACCCGGTCCGCGCCCCGCTCAACGAGGGCAGTCTGTACGCCGAGCGCGTCGGTATCCATCTCCCGGGCTATGAGTTCGACGAAGCCGAGGAGGTGTCTTCAAACAGCACGAGCCTAACCGTTCCCGGCGCTGGTATTCGCGTCTTCCGCACTGTTGTTCCCCTCTCCGTGCCCCAGGGACTGGACGTCTCTATCTCGTTCCGTCTGACGGCGCCCTCGAACGTAACCTTTACCTCTGCGGAGGGGTATACTAACCAGCTGCGGGCTCTGCTTTTCGTCAATGGGTACCAGTATGGTCGCTTTAACCCCTATATCGGTCATCAGATCGACTTCCCTGTTCCTCCGGGTGTCCTTGATTACAACGGGGATAACACGATTGCCGTGACGGTGTGGAGTCAGAGTGTGGATGGTGCTGAGATCAAGGTCGATTGGAATGTGGACTATGTCCATGAGACCAGCTTCGATATGAACTTTGATGGAGCGTACCTGAGACCTGGATGGATCGAGGAGAGACGTGAATATGCTTAA